One region of Mycolicibacterium insubricum genomic DNA includes:
- a CDS encoding TetR/AcrR family transcriptional regulator — protein sequence MTTSDAPTGVIPPRQARSRAALERLLAAAREVLATQGFDEFTIAAVAERAGVSVGGVYRRFTGKEQLLEAVIDGALEDLQTTIAGALSARAPGIDGVLDAFTHGFAEYLARVGPLYTAVLSAPRPADRHESGLAAIAGVQRLFFDAALPHSAEITHPSPSTALTTAMRTVLAAGVHRAAVAPWWPDGLGWDQWADEITAMTTAYLTA from the coding sequence ATGACCACATCCGATGCGCCAACCGGGGTCATCCCACCGCGCCAGGCCCGCAGCCGCGCCGCGCTGGAACGACTGTTGGCCGCAGCTCGCGAGGTGCTGGCAACCCAGGGATTCGACGAGTTCACCATCGCCGCGGTCGCCGAGCGGGCCGGCGTTTCCGTCGGCGGCGTCTATCGTCGTTTCACCGGCAAGGAGCAGCTACTCGAAGCGGTCATCGACGGCGCGCTCGAGGACCTGCAGACCACCATCGCCGGGGCGCTGTCGGCGCGTGCCCCCGGTATCGACGGGGTGCTGGATGCGTTCACCCACGGCTTCGCCGAGTACCTCGCCCGGGTCGGCCCCCTCTACACCGCTGTGCTGAGCGCACCCCGACCGGCGGATCGCCACGAGAGCGGGCTGGCGGCCATCGCCGGGGTGCAGCGCCTGTTCTTCGACGCCGCGTTACCGCACAGCGCCGAGATCACCCACCCGTCGCCGTCGACCGCGCTGACCACCGCGATGCGCACCGTTCTGGCCGCCGGCGTACACCGCGCCGCGGTGGCGCCGTGGTGGCCCGACGGGCTCGGCTGGGATCAATGGGCCGACGAAATCACCGCCATGACAACGGCGTATCTCACTGCCTGA
- a CDS encoding FAD-dependent monooxygenase, with product MSDGITPGRALVVGLGISGMSTAIRLHRAGWQPVIVERSPGRRKDGYFIATMGTGQAAAHRLGIFDALPDRTPPSTSCNFEVERSGKRRKSVGIFDIPLKPKPMLQLRGDVEEALFNALPADVEVRCQTTPTAIAQDADGVDVTLRNTVSGAETTERFDLVVGADGLRSTVRALVFGPHERYLHRLGRIVAAFQLPRVPTGLGPSDGAMQFEIDRSLIVYPFADHLPTALFSYASDDIDAEFTESPVERIRAVYGPAPYGRLLDEVIDGLEHAEYFLFDSAEQVKMDCWHRGRVVLVGDSAWCPTLYSGMAGAELLGTVLQTHPGSLEGALTEWERRLRPYITAYQQAGAQGALLFTPPNRAAMVFRRAMMSMRRSPLLRLVLTAIMKAVPSFQMRNSDITAEATPPAELRAAGYSANE from the coding sequence ATGAGCGACGGAATCACCCCTGGCCGGGCACTGGTGGTGGGGCTGGGCATCAGCGGCATGTCGACGGCGATCCGGCTGCACCGGGCCGGTTGGCAACCGGTCATCGTGGAACGCTCACCCGGGCGCCGCAAGGACGGCTACTTCATCGCGACGATGGGCACCGGCCAGGCCGCCGCGCACCGGCTCGGCATCTTCGACGCGCTGCCCGACCGCACCCCGCCGTCAACCAGCTGCAACTTCGAGGTCGAACGGTCCGGAAAGCGGCGAAAGTCGGTGGGTATCTTCGACATCCCGCTCAAACCCAAACCGATGCTGCAGCTGCGCGGCGATGTCGAAGAGGCGCTGTTCAACGCGTTGCCGGCCGATGTCGAGGTACGGTGCCAGACCACACCGACGGCCATCGCGCAGGACGCCGACGGCGTGGACGTCACGCTGCGCAACACGGTGAGCGGCGCCGAGACCACCGAGCGCTTCGATCTCGTCGTCGGTGCCGACGGATTGCGGTCCACGGTGCGGGCGCTGGTGTTCGGGCCGCACGAGCGCTACCTGCACCGGCTCGGGCGGATCGTCGCGGCGTTCCAGCTGCCGCGCGTTCCCACCGGCCTCGGACCCAGCGACGGGGCCATGCAGTTCGAAATCGACCGCTCGCTGATCGTCTACCCGTTCGCCGACCACCTGCCGACCGCTTTGTTCTCCTACGCCAGTGACGACATCGACGCCGAGTTCACCGAGTCACCCGTCGAGCGGATTCGGGCCGTCTACGGGCCGGCGCCGTACGGCAGGCTCCTCGACGAGGTGATCGACGGCCTCGAACATGCCGAGTACTTTCTGTTCGACTCGGCTGAGCAGGTCAAGATGGACTGCTGGCATCGCGGCCGGGTGGTGCTGGTCGGCGACTCCGCGTGGTGCCCCACCCTGTACTCGGGCATGGCCGGCGCGGAGCTGCTCGGTACGGTTCTGCAAACCCACCCCGGATCGCTGGAGGGCGCGCTTACCGAATGGGAACGACGTCTGCGGCCCTACATCACCGCCTACCAGCAGGCCGGCGCCCAGGGCGCGTTGCTGTTCACCCCGCCCAATCGGGCCGCGATGGTCTTCCGCCGGGCGATGATGTCCATGCGGCGCTCGCCGCTGCTGAGGCTGGTGTTGACCGCAATCATGAAGGCCGTCCCCAGCTTCCAGATGCGCAACTCCGACATCACCG